CACTCGCTGAAGTGATTAAAAAATCATTAGAAGAACAAGGGAATAACAAACCGGGAACTATCTACGCTGATCCGCAATTATACCGCATGAGCAGCGGATACCAAACGAAAGGAACCATCTATTTTGTCGTGTTTCAAAATGACGAATTATTAGGTGGATGCGGAATTGCTCCTATTCCTGATCAAGAAAAAAATTACTGTGAACTTCAACGGATGTTCCTGAAAAAATCAGCAAGAGGAAAAGGAATCGGTGCTGAACTGATGAAACGCTGTCTTGAATTTGCAAAACAAGCCGGATATGAATTGGTTTACATTGAAACTTTTGACAATATGTTTGAAGCCATTAAACTTTATGAACGATCAGGATTTGAATACATAAACGGGCCACTCGGAAATACCGGACATTTTTCTTGTGATCGTTTTTTGGTGAAAAAATTGTGATTGGGGGTATCTATATTCTACGTTCGTGGTAAGCGAGACACTCGCGCCAGCGGGTAATTTTTATTCTTAGTTTTTGGTA
This genomic stretch from Crocinitomicaceae bacterium harbors:
- a CDS encoding GNAT family N-acetyltransferase, which produces MPLTYRLIEEKDNAALAEVIKKSLEEQGNNKPGTIYADPQLYRMSSGYQTKGTIYFVVFQNDELLGGCGIAPIPDQEKNYCELQRMFLKKSARGKGIGAELMKRCLEFAKQAGYELVYIETFDNMFEAIKLYERSGFEYINGPLGNTGHFSCDRFLVKKL